In Vibrio bathopelagicus, one DNA window encodes the following:
- a CDS encoding LysR family transcriptional regulator codes for MKTLKKTLPLDTLQILDVLQREGTYSSASAHLNRSVSALSYQIQKLEDELGILILDRSGHRAVFTQVGQMLVENGRQLLAGSDELINQVQRFSSGWESELFVSYDGIIGQDIALSLIADMATECSTQLYVQEDILSGGWEALISGKADILISSMPNIELPNTVNSKTIGSVEMIWVAAKNASILNESNPLSESTRREHTIIAVADTAKSAPKITKNILLNQKTSTVSSMSSKLTAIQRNLGIGTLPKQLITAELEAGSLVEIGHARTVDIVLAWQIGNMGKAKTLALKKLEKCWRASAQTH; via the coding sequence ATGAAGACTCTGAAGAAGACACTGCCGCTCGACACCTTACAAATATTGGATGTTCTACAACGTGAAGGGACTTACTCGTCAGCCTCTGCGCACCTCAATCGATCCGTTTCTGCATTGAGCTATCAAATTCAAAAGTTGGAAGACGAACTCGGCATCTTGATCTTAGATCGATCAGGACACAGAGCCGTGTTTACCCAGGTAGGACAAATGTTGGTGGAAAATGGCCGACAGCTGCTAGCGGGATCAGATGAACTCATAAACCAAGTACAACGTTTCTCCAGTGGTTGGGAAAGCGAACTGTTTGTTTCTTATGACGGCATTATCGGACAAGATATTGCGTTGTCATTAATCGCTGATATGGCAACGGAGTGCAGCACGCAACTGTACGTCCAAGAGGATATATTGTCGGGCGGTTGGGAGGCATTAATCTCAGGAAAAGCGGATATTCTCATCTCATCAATGCCCAATATCGAGCTACCGAATACCGTAAACAGTAAAACCATCGGCAGTGTAGAAATGATCTGGGTAGCTGCGAAAAATGCCTCCATCTTAAACGAATCAAATCCACTCAGTGAATCCACACGACGTGAACACACAATCATCGCGGTTGCCGATACCGCTAAGTCAGCGCCTAAAATCACCAAAAACATCTTACTAAACCAAAAAACCAGTACGGTCAGTTCAATGAGTAGTAAGTTAACGGCAATTCAACGTAACCTTGGTATAGGCACTCTGCCTAAACAGCTTATAACCGCCGAGTTAGAAGCCGGAAGTTTAGTGGAAATTGGCCACGCAAGAACCGTTGATATCGTGCTCGCGTGGCAAATAGGCAATATGGGGAAAGCAAAAACACTCGCTTTAAAAAAGTTAGAGAAGTGCTGGAGAGCGTCGGCTCAAACTCACTAG
- the gcl gene encoding glyoxylate carboligase, translating into MAIMKAIEAAVEVLKREGVDIAFGVPGAAINPMYAAMKKLGGIDHVLARHVEGASHMAEGYTRTNQGNIGVCIGTSGPAGTDMITGLYSASADSIPILCITGQAPRARLHKEDFQAVDIESIAKPVTKWATTVLEPAQVPRAFQKAFHLMRSGRPGPILIDLPIDVQLAEIEFDIDTYEPLEPYKPQATRAQVEKALTMMSQSDKPLIVSGGGVINAGASELLQQFAEITGVPVIPTLMGWGSIPDDHELMAGMVGLQTSHRYGNETMLNSDFVFGVGNRWANRHTGSVDVYTEGRKFVHVDIEPTQIGRVFCPDLGIVSDAKAALELMVEVAQEWRDAGKLPNRNAWASECQERKSTMLRKTNFDEAPMKPMRVYEEMNKAFGRDTCYVSTIGLSQIAAAQFLHVYKPRNWINCGQAGPLGWTTPAALGVRAADPDRDIVAISGDYDFQFMIEELAVGAQFNLPYIHVLVNNSYLGLIRQAQRQFDIDYCVQLAFDNQNAPELEGYGVDHVAVVEGLGCKAIRVREPEQIAAAFEQAKELMNKHKVPVVVELILERVTNIAMGVEINAINEFEPLAESRGDAPTALAYK; encoded by the coding sequence ATGGCAATTATGAAAGCGATTGAAGCAGCGGTAGAAGTGCTTAAACGTGAAGGCGTAGACATCGCATTTGGTGTTCCCGGCGCAGCAATAAACCCTATGTATGCGGCTATGAAAAAGCTCGGAGGAATCGACCACGTCTTAGCTCGTCACGTAGAGGGTGCATCCCATATGGCTGAAGGGTACACGCGTACCAATCAAGGCAATATTGGTGTGTGTATTGGTACCTCTGGTCCTGCGGGCACGGATATGATCACGGGTCTTTATTCTGCATCTGCAGATTCGATTCCAATTCTATGTATCACAGGCCAAGCGCCACGTGCTCGTCTTCATAAAGAAGATTTTCAAGCGGTCGACATTGAATCTATCGCTAAGCCAGTAACAAAGTGGGCAACCACGGTACTGGAACCTGCACAAGTGCCACGCGCATTCCAAAAAGCGTTTCATTTAATGCGTTCGGGTCGTCCTGGTCCTATTCTGATTGACCTGCCTATCGATGTTCAGTTGGCTGAAATTGAGTTTGATATTGATACCTATGAACCGCTAGAACCGTATAAGCCACAAGCAACACGTGCGCAAGTTGAGAAAGCACTAACCATGATGTCTCAATCTGACAAGCCGCTGATTGTATCTGGTGGTGGCGTAATTAACGCAGGCGCATCTGAGTTGCTGCAGCAGTTTGCAGAAATCACGGGTGTACCGGTTATCCCAACCTTGATGGGCTGGGGTTCTATCCCAGATGATCATGAATTGATGGCCGGCATGGTGGGGCTACAAACCTCTCACCGTTACGGCAACGAAACCATGCTCAACTCTGATTTTGTATTTGGTGTAGGTAACCGCTGGGCAAACCGTCATACCGGCTCTGTCGATGTTTACACCGAAGGGCGCAAGTTTGTACACGTTGATATTGAACCGACCCAAATCGGTCGAGTGTTCTGTCCTGATTTAGGTATTGTTTCTGATGCGAAAGCAGCACTTGAATTAATGGTTGAAGTTGCTCAAGAGTGGCGTGATGCAGGCAAACTGCCAAACCGAAATGCTTGGGCAAGTGAGTGTCAGGAACGAAAATCGACCATGCTGCGTAAAACCAATTTCGATGAAGCACCAATGAAACCAATGCGTGTTTATGAAGAGATGAACAAGGCATTTGGTCGTGACACTTGCTATGTAAGCACCATTGGTTTGTCGCAAATTGCTGCTGCTCAATTCCTGCATGTTTATAAGCCACGTAACTGGATCAACTGTGGTCAGGCTGGCCCTCTAGGTTGGACAACACCTGCGGCATTGGGTGTACGTGCGGCTGATCCGGATCGCGATATTGTCGCTATCTCTGGTGATTATGATTTCCAATTCATGATCGAAGAACTGGCGGTAGGTGCTCAATTCAACTTGCCATACATTCATGTGTTGGTGAACAACTCATACCTAGGTTTGATTCGCCAAGCACAGCGCCAATTTGATATCGATTATTGTGTACAACTGGCGTTTGATAACCAGAATGCACCTGAGCTTGAAGGCTACGGAGTTGACCATGTAGCGGTTGTGGAAGGTTTAGGTTGTAAAGCGATTCGAGTTCGTGAGCCTGAGCAAATTGCTGCTGCGTTTGAGCAAGCAAAAGAGCTGATGAATAAGCATAAAGTCCCAGTTGTTGTTGAGCTAATTCTTGAGCGAGTAACCAACATAGCAATGGGCGTCGAGATCAATGCCATCAATGAATTCGAACCGCTTGCCGAAAGCCGCGGCGATGCCCCGACAGCGCTTGCATACAAGTAG
- a CDS encoding GlcG/HbpS family heme-binding protein encodes MGSLTLQQALTIIDGTLKAGNKIHTEPLTVAVLDSGGKLISLQRQDGSSMMRPDIAIAKAWGALALGCSSRKLAQDADTRPAFISAVNVLAHGNMVPVPGGLLIRDKDKTVLGAIGVSGDISDIDESCAINGIGCAELFSDEMLQA; translated from the coding sequence ATGGGAAGTTTGACTCTACAACAAGCGTTAACCATCATAGATGGAACCTTAAAAGCAGGAAACAAGATCCACACCGAGCCTTTGACGGTCGCCGTCTTAGACAGTGGTGGCAAGTTGATTTCTTTGCAACGTCAAGACGGCTCTAGCATGATGCGACCAGACATCGCTATCGCTAAAGCATGGGGAGCCCTCGCACTGGGTTGTTCCTCTAGAAAACTCGCCCAAGATGCTGACACCAGACCAGCATTTATCTCCGCCGTAAACGTACTCGCACACGGTAATATGGTGCCAGTACCAGGGGGCTTACTGATTCGAGACAAGGATAAAACGGTACTCGGTGCTATTGGGGTAAGTGGTGACATTTCAGATATAGACGAAAGCTGCGCCATCAATGGTATAGGGTGCGCGGAACTGTTCAGTGATGAAATGCTGCAAGCTTAA
- a CDS encoding MarR family winged helix-turn-helix transcriptional regulator, whose product MDAIDRVVEQWAKEKPELETEPMAMMGRIMRIAKYMETQVAELHKKYDMKLGEFDVLATLRRSGKPYRLTPSELIGSMMLTSGAMTNRLDKLEAKGLISREHSKEDRRSVSVQLTKDGLILIDQMMTEHVEMQKKLVKSLSASQKKNTNQLLKTWLSAYE is encoded by the coding sequence ATGGATGCTATCGACCGCGTAGTAGAGCAATGGGCAAAGGAAAAGCCTGAGCTAGAAACTGAGCCTATGGCAATGATGGGCCGGATTATGCGTATTGCCAAGTATATGGAGACTCAGGTTGCCGAGCTTCATAAAAAATACGACATGAAACTCGGTGAGTTTGATGTGCTAGCCACCTTGCGACGTTCTGGAAAGCCTTACCGACTCACTCCCTCAGAGCTGATAGGTTCGATGATGCTGACATCAGGTGCGATGACCAATCGCCTTGATAAGCTAGAAGCCAAAGGGCTGATCAGTCGTGAGCACAGTAAAGAAGACAGACGTAGCGTGAGCGTTCAGCTAACCAAAGATGGTCTGATTCTGATTGACCAAATGATGACTGAACATGTCGAAATGCAGAAAAAGCTGGTTAAATCTCTGTCTGCGAGCCAGAAGAAGAACACAAACCAATTGCTAAAAACATGGTTGAGTGCTTACGAGTAA
- a CDS encoding glycerate kinase type-2 family protein, which yields MDIDAKQFLQTLFSSAVNEALPKNHIEPFLPQDIFYRSANQAGRTVVIGAGKAAASMAAELEAVWQTKKQQDLALRDLEGLVVTRYEHTAPCEHIEVIEAAHPVPDAMGLEVSQRMLQLVNDLSADDTVICLLSGGGSALLSLPGGDISLAEKQQINKALLKSGAAIDEMNCVRKHLSSIKGGRLAKAAYPARVVSLAISDVPGDDISVIASGPTVPDTTTRFDAMAILERYQIETPRSAFEWLNNPESETVKPDDVCWKNAEHHIIATPMSALESAAAEAEGLGIPAYVLSDCIEGEAREVAKVHAALAKQVANNKHPFETPCVLLSGGETTVTVKGNGRGGRNCEFLLSLYNELKGQDNIFALAADTDGIDGVEDNAGAWITPQTWQQGSSQSLKAQDYLDANNSYDFFKQVDVLLTTGPTLTNVNDFRAILIL from the coding sequence ATGGACATTGATGCTAAGCAGTTTCTGCAAACCCTTTTCTCAAGTGCTGTAAATGAGGCATTACCAAAAAATCACATCGAACCTTTTCTACCTCAAGACATTTTTTATCGCTCTGCTAATCAAGCTGGGCGCACTGTCGTGATCGGAGCGGGAAAAGCTGCAGCGTCAATGGCGGCGGAGCTTGAAGCCGTATGGCAAACAAAGAAGCAACAAGATCTTGCACTGCGTGACCTTGAAGGTTTGGTCGTGACTCGCTATGAGCACACGGCTCCTTGCGAACACATTGAGGTGATCGAAGCGGCGCACCCAGTTCCAGACGCGATGGGTTTAGAAGTGAGTCAACGTATGTTGCAACTCGTCAATGATCTTAGCGCCGATGACACGGTGATCTGCTTGTTGTCGGGTGGAGGCTCCGCTCTATTGAGTCTACCGGGTGGCGATATCAGTTTGGCAGAGAAGCAACAAATCAATAAAGCGCTGCTTAAGTCGGGTGCAGCCATTGATGAGATGAATTGCGTTCGTAAGCATTTATCTTCAATCAAAGGTGGTCGACTTGCCAAAGCCGCCTACCCAGCAAGAGTTGTGTCTTTGGCAATATCTGATGTGCCGGGAGACGATATTAGTGTGATTGCCTCTGGCCCAACCGTACCTGACACCACCACTCGTTTTGATGCAATGGCAATCTTAGAACGCTACCAAATTGAAACACCACGCTCGGCATTTGAATGGCTCAATAACCCTGAGTCAGAGACCGTTAAGCCGGATGATGTGTGTTGGAAGAATGCAGAGCATCATATTATCGCTACTCCAATGTCAGCATTAGAATCTGCCGCTGCAGAAGCTGAAGGTTTGGGGATTCCCGCTTACGTATTGAGTGACTGTATTGAAGGAGAAGCGCGAGAAGTGGCGAAGGTTCATGCTGCTTTGGCCAAACAAGTTGCTAATAATAAACATCCATTCGAGACGCCTTGCGTGCTGCTTTCAGGTGGTGAGACCACGGTGACGGTTAAAGGAAATGGTCGTGGCGGGCGAAATTGTGAATTCCTTTTAAGCTTGTATAACGAACTTAAAGGTCAAGACAATATATTTGCTCTGGCTGCCGATACTGATGGTATAGATGGTGTCGAAGACAATGCAGGGGCGTGGATAACACCTCAAACATGGCAGCAAGGTTCGAGCCAGTCTCTTAAAGCGCAAGACTACCTTGACGCGAACAACAGCTACGACTTCTTCAAGCAAGTTGATGTGCTTCTTACGACAGGCCCAACGCTAACTAATGTCAATGATTTCAGGGCTATATTGATTTTGTAG
- the hyi gene encoding hydroxypyruvate isomerase, translated as MAKFAANLSMLFTEVDFMDRFEAAAEAGFQGVEYLFPYAFEADKIKEKLVANNLEQVLFNLPAGDWDAGDRGIAVDPARVEEFQAGVPKAIAYAKALGCTQVNCLAGIVPQGVTQHDAQSAFVINLHYAANALAAEGISLVVEAINTRDIPGFFLNTTEQAKAIIKEVGSDNLSIQYDIYHMQIMEGDLTPTMQQNIGQIAHVQLADNPGRHEPGTGEINYPFVLNYLDELGYQGWVGCEYKPKTTTTEGLGWLHQYR; from the coding sequence ATGGCAAAATTTGCAGCAAACTTGTCAATGTTATTCACGGAAGTTGATTTTATGGATCGCTTTGAAGCCGCAGCAGAAGCGGGCTTTCAGGGCGTGGAGTACCTTTTCCCGTATGCCTTTGAGGCAGACAAAATTAAAGAAAAGCTTGTCGCTAATAATTTAGAACAAGTGCTATTTAACCTACCAGCAGGCGATTGGGACGCCGGTGATCGTGGTATCGCGGTCGACCCCGCACGAGTTGAAGAGTTTCAAGCGGGTGTGCCTAAGGCGATTGCTTACGCTAAAGCGCTCGGTTGTACCCAAGTGAATTGTTTGGCTGGGATAGTTCCGCAAGGTGTTACCCAACATGACGCCCAATCGGCGTTTGTGATTAACCTGCATTACGCGGCGAACGCGCTAGCAGCAGAAGGGATCAGCCTAGTGGTTGAAGCGATCAACACGCGTGATATTCCGGGCTTCTTCTTAAATACCACTGAGCAAGCCAAAGCGATCATTAAAGAGGTAGGGAGCGATAACCTTTCTATCCAATACGACATTTATCACATGCAAATTATGGAAGGCGACTTAACGCCGACCATGCAACAGAACATTGGCCAAATCGCACACGTTCAACTAGCTGATAATCCAGGCCGACACGAACCGGGGACGGGAGAAATCAATTACCCATTCGTGCTCAATTACCTTGATGAGCTTGGCTATCAAGGCTGGGTTGGCTGCGAGTACAAGCCAAAAACAACGACTACAGAAGGCCTTGGTTGGCTACACCAGTACCGTTAA
- a CDS encoding LysR family transcriptional regulator, whose amino-acid sequence MAKDLFSSLDLNLLRTFIILHQERNMRKASERLFVSQPAISKALQRLRDHFDDELFVKTHHGLRATEHANMLAESISPILDELSSALNNSNEFDPGELRGPLKLALSPFLLSSLSSKLFNAIRSQAPHVQVQLLNWSKTTMADIINDEILIGFNYEINHAPKELLQQPIAQDSFKGYLREGHPYKKDSIEVKDGVKFELATIIAIDWNSHQTLAEKILKIKGLEARIGFRSELPSAVIDVVQNSDMMFPASKFLGIEKKTSLRAIDILFDNRDINPVVCAYFHHKNRNSPTTLWLKKILDNLLNNNQ is encoded by the coding sequence ATGGCAAAAGACCTATTTTCTAGTTTGGATTTAAATCTACTACGAACTTTTATTATCCTGCATCAAGAACGAAATATGCGGAAAGCCTCCGAGCGCCTATTCGTATCTCAGCCAGCGATAAGTAAAGCCCTCCAACGATTGCGTGACCATTTCGATGATGAGCTCTTTGTGAAGACTCACCATGGATTACGAGCAACAGAACATGCCAACATGCTAGCCGAAAGTATTTCACCTATCTTGGATGAGCTCTCGTCAGCACTCAATAACAGTAATGAGTTCGATCCAGGTGAACTTCGTGGGCCTCTAAAGTTAGCACTATCGCCATTTCTGCTTAGTTCACTATCCAGTAAGTTATTCAACGCAATCCGCTCTCAAGCTCCACATGTTCAAGTGCAGTTATTAAACTGGTCTAAAACAACAATGGCTGACATCATTAATGATGAGATACTGATTGGTTTCAATTATGAAATTAACCACGCTCCCAAAGAACTATTACAGCAACCGATAGCCCAAGACAGCTTTAAAGGTTATTTAAGAGAAGGCCACCCTTACAAAAAAGACTCCATTGAAGTTAAAGATGGCGTCAAATTTGAATTAGCGACTATCATTGCTATTGACTGGAACTCCCATCAAACGCTTGCTGAAAAAATTCTGAAAATCAAAGGTCTTGAAGCAAGAATTGGCTTTCGTTCGGAACTGCCATCAGCAGTTATCGATGTCGTACAAAACTCCGATATGATGTTTCCTGCCTCTAAATTTTTAGGCATCGAAAAGAAAACGTCTTTACGAGCAATCGACATCCTTTTTGATAATCGAGATATCAACCCTGTCGTGTGTGCTTACTTCCACCACAAGAATCGTAACAGCCCTACTACCCTATGGCTTAAGAAGATACTGGATAACCTACTCAATAATAACCAGTAG
- a CDS encoding DMT family transporter, with the protein MNILLAMIPAFFWGTTYAVTQFTLQEWPPLLLGALRALPAGLLLLAVKPTLPKKGEWQIIFTLGLINIATFFGLIFVMALTLPSAISGVGMISVPVFAMIFHWVVKKQRPHLIQALSGIGLITLAWILFNPSQISLDPIGLGAMFAAIMCIIIGSSITKSLGNRMHWWKVLTWQLILGGTILSVASGVHAYIDPQPYVNAVTHFDSRNAMGLMWVIGLNTALGYSMYVWLLQRMSVVDFTFGGIANPVAGIVTGMLLMGESFTPVQYSLMTGMIVMSLLPQLILAIRQPKTIKPVTQ; encoded by the coding sequence ATGAATATATTATTAGCAATGATCCCCGCGTTCTTTTGGGGAACAACCTATGCAGTGACGCAATTTACGCTACAGGAGTGGCCACCATTATTACTCGGTGCTTTGCGTGCATTACCTGCTGGTTTGTTATTGCTAGCAGTAAAGCCGACACTGCCTAAAAAAGGCGAGTGGCAGATAATTTTCACATTGGGCCTTATCAATATTGCGACCTTCTTTGGCCTGATCTTTGTGATGGCACTAACGCTGCCTTCGGCAATTTCTGGTGTGGGTATGATCTCAGTGCCTGTGTTCGCGATGATCTTCCATTGGGTAGTGAAAAAGCAGCGCCCGCATCTAATTCAAGCCCTGTCTGGTATTGGCTTGATCACCTTAGCGTGGATACTGTTCAATCCGAGTCAGATATCTTTGGATCCAATCGGTTTAGGCGCCATGTTCGCCGCTATCATGTGTATCATCATTGGCAGCAGCATTACCAAATCACTGGGTAACCGCATGCACTGGTGGAAGGTATTAACGTGGCAGTTGATTTTGGGTGGTACGATTTTGTCTGTCGCTTCTGGCGTTCACGCGTACATCGACCCTCAACCTTATGTTAATGCCGTTACCCATTTCGATTCTCGTAACGCGATGGGGCTAATGTGGGTGATTGGATTGAACACGGCACTCGGTTACAGCATGTACGTGTGGTTACTACAACGTATGTCTGTGGTTGATTTCACTTTCGGTGGCATCGCCAACCCTGTTGCCGGCATCGTTACCGGAATGCTATTGATGGGTGAATCATTTACTCCAGTCCAATATTCGCTAATGACAGGTATGATCGTAATGTCGCTGCTACCGCAACTCATCCTTGCAATCCGACAACCCAAAACGATCAAACCCGTGACTCAATAA
- a CDS encoding DoxX family protein — protein sequence MNTRWNDTLTFFARILLAYLFIQAGWGKLFSYEGTAGYMASQGVSAHLLPLVILLELGGGLAILAGFMTRFTALSIAFFSLVSGVMFHFDPSSSGQMIHFYKNVSVAGGYLALAVLGAGSFSVDYWLSNKLKQDTKWARLVAFVR from the coding sequence ATGAACACCAGATGGAACGATACACTGACTTTTTTCGCTCGTATTTTATTGGCTTACTTGTTTATTCAAGCGGGTTGGGGAAAGCTATTTAGCTATGAAGGAACGGCGGGATACATGGCTTCTCAAGGAGTCAGCGCTCACTTGTTGCCTTTGGTTATTTTACTAGAACTTGGCGGTGGACTAGCGATTTTAGCTGGGTTTATGACTCGCTTTACTGCGTTGTCGATTGCGTTTTTCTCTTTAGTCTCTGGTGTTATGTTTCACTTCGACCCAAGTTCATCGGGTCAAATGATTCATTTCTACAAAAACGTCTCTGTTGCTGGCGGGTATCTTGCTTTAGCTGTACTTGGTGCAGGATCGTTTAGTGTTGATTACTGGCTGTCTAACAAGCTGAAGCAAGACACGAAATGGGCGCGCTTAGTGGCTTTTGTTCGTTAA
- a CDS encoding 2-hydroxy-3-oxopropionate reductase, with protein sequence MSKIAFIGTGIMGKPMASNLQKAGHDIFLSDHFNEAPADLVAAGATVCHSPAEAAEAADVIILMVPNTPQVEDVLFGNNGVEQGLAAGGATGKLVIDMSSISPIATKAIAARINEGGASYLDAPVSGGEVGAINAALTIMVGGEQDAFDKARPLFEIMGKNITLVGDNGAGQTCKVANQIIVALNIEAVSEALVFASKAGADPARVRQALLGGFANSKILEVHGERMVEGTFDPGFRISLHQKDLNLALTGAQELGVALPNTANAQELFGECAEMGGEGWDHSALIQAIEKRSDHSIR encoded by the coding sequence ATGTCTAAAATTGCATTTATCGGTACTGGCATCATGGGTAAACCGATGGCGAGTAACCTACAAAAAGCGGGCCACGATATCTTTCTATCAGACCACTTCAATGAAGCACCTGCCGATCTGGTCGCAGCGGGCGCAACAGTTTGTCATTCCCCGGCGGAAGCGGCAGAGGCGGCGGATGTCATTATCCTAATGGTGCCAAACACACCTCAAGTTGAAGACGTACTGTTTGGTAACAACGGAGTAGAGCAAGGCCTAGCCGCGGGCGGTGCGACTGGAAAACTGGTTATCGATATGAGTTCAATTTCACCTATCGCGACCAAAGCAATTGCAGCTCGTATCAATGAAGGTGGTGCTTCTTACCTAGATGCTCCGGTATCGGGTGGTGAAGTAGGTGCTATCAATGCCGCACTGACCATTATGGTTGGTGGCGAGCAAGACGCCTTTGACAAAGCTCGTCCGCTATTCGAAATCATGGGTAAGAACATCACGCTGGTGGGTGATAACGGTGCTGGCCAAACGTGTAAGGTTGCTAACCAGATCATAGTTGCACTGAATATCGAAGCGGTATCTGAAGCCTTGGTATTTGCCTCAAAAGCCGGTGCTGATCCAGCTCGTGTACGTCAGGCACTATTGGGTGGCTTTGCTAACTCTAAGATCCTGGAAGTTCATGGCGAACGTATGGTTGAAGGCACATTTGACCCAGGTTTTAGAATCTCGCTTCACCAGAAAGACCTGAACCTTGCGCTAACGGGCGCACAAGAGTTAGGTGTCGCACTACCGAATACGGCTAACGCTCAAGAGTTGTTTGGAGAGTGTGCCGAAATGGGCGGTGAAGGCTGGGATCACTCTGCGCTGATTCAAGCGATAGAGAAGCGTTCTGACCACTCAATTCGCTAA
- the aceB gene encoding malate synthase A: protein MMNDVKEREEVQCMQVLGNMDNSEYKEILSKDALKFLEALVNKFGDRRHALLNDRDIKQAKYDEGELPNFRKDTISIRQNKEWKVATPPPELLDRRVEITGPIERKMVINALNSGAKVFMCCFEDASSPTWANMVEGQINLRDANLGTISYFDEKKQKNYQLNNDPALLIARPRGIHLPEQSIQFNNQPIGGCLMDFALYFFHNYQSRAQQGLGVYYYIPKLESMEEAQWWDDIFSFTENYFHVPKGTIRATVLIETLPAVFQMEEILYAMRDHIVAMNCGRWDYIFSYIKTLKNHKDRILPDRHGIGMDQEFLNAYSQLLVRTCHARGALAMGGMSAFIPAKDPQEMECVTAKVIEDKQRESQNGHDGTWVAHPALVDLAMSIFDKHLDGKVNQMDFQSPEHVINADTLLKPCEGSRDEAGVRKNIRIALYYIEAWIQGYGCVPIYGLMEDAATAEISRANIWQWIHHGVTLDDGQTFTKQLFHSWLYQELDTIKHEVGDSRYAAGRFEETADLFYQLSTADEFAAFLTLPSYGLLQESS from the coding sequence ATGATGAATGACGTAAAAGAGAGAGAAGAAGTACAGTGTATGCAGGTACTCGGGAATATGGACAACTCCGAGTACAAAGAGATCTTGTCTAAAGATGCATTAAAATTCTTAGAAGCTCTCGTGAATAAGTTTGGAGATCGCCGTCATGCCCTGCTAAATGACCGCGACATAAAACAGGCTAAATACGACGAGGGTGAGTTACCCAATTTCAGAAAAGACACTATCTCTATTCGCCAGAATAAAGAATGGAAAGTGGCAACACCACCACCAGAGCTACTGGATCGCCGCGTAGAGATCACCGGCCCAATAGAGCGCAAGATGGTGATTAACGCTCTGAACTCAGGAGCAAAAGTCTTCATGTGCTGCTTTGAGGATGCGTCTTCCCCAACTTGGGCCAATATGGTCGAAGGGCAAATCAACCTTAGAGACGCCAACCTCGGTACCATTAGTTACTTCGATGAAAAGAAGCAAAAGAATTACCAGTTAAATAACGATCCAGCGCTACTGATTGCTCGTCCACGTGGTATTCATTTACCAGAGCAGTCCATCCAATTCAACAATCAGCCTATCGGTGGTTGCCTGATGGACTTCGCTTTGTACTTTTTCCATAACTACCAATCACGCGCACAACAAGGTTTAGGGGTTTATTACTACATTCCAAAACTTGAAAGCATGGAAGAAGCACAGTGGTGGGACGACATTTTTAGCTTCACCGAAAACTATTTCCACGTACCAAAAGGCACCATTCGCGCGACCGTTTTGATTGAAACGCTTCCTGCTGTATTCCAGATGGAAGAGATTTTGTATGCCATGCGTGATCATATCGTAGCGATGAACTGCGGCCGCTGGGACTACATCTTCAGCTACATCAAAACGCTGAAGAACCATAAAGACCGCATCCTGCCTGACCGTCATGGGATCGGGATGGATCAAGAGTTTCTTAACGCGTATAGCCAACTGTTGGTTCGCACTTGTCACGCACGCGGTGCTCTGGCAATGGGCGGTATGTCAGCCTTCATTCCAGCAAAAGATCCTCAAGAGATGGAGTGTGTAACTGCCAAAGTTATCGAAGACAAGCAAAGAGAATCTCAAAATGGTCACGATGGCACGTGGGTAGCGCATCCAGCATTGGTTGATTTAGCAATGTCGATCTTTGATAAACACCTTGATGGCAAAGTAAACCAAATGGATTTCCAAAGCCCTGAGCATGTGATCAACGCAGACACGCTATTGAAACCTTGTGAAGGAAGCCGCGACGAAGCGGGCGTACGTAAAAACATACGCATCGCGCTTTATTACATTGAAGCTTGGATCCAAGGCTACGGTTGTGTACCTATCTACGGTTTGATGGAAGATGCCGCAACCGCTGAGATCTCAAGAGCCAACATCTGGCAATGGATCCACCACGGAGTCACACTTGATGACGGCCAAACTTTTACCAAACAACTGTTCCACTCTTGGCTTTACCAAGAGCTAGACACGATAAAACATGAAGTCGGAGACTCGCGTTATGCAGCTGGTCGATTTGAAGAGACAGCCGATCTTTTCTATCAACTTTCTACAGCCGATGAGTTCGCTGCCTTCCTAACTTTACCCAGCTATGGGCTACTACAAGAGTCCAGTTAG